From one Candidatus Margulisiibacteriota bacterium genomic stretch:
- the rpoN gene encoding RNA polymerase sigma-54 factor, with protein sequence MQLNMQQGLELRQQLKQILTPLMIQSLKILNLPYQELTAKVQQESEENIVVDIEQQDALLSYLRDSGSSITRLRSPSEEHFNYLDKVASNGGSLYDHLMVQLELEYLEEPDFSIANKIIENINDRGFLEGFPDLKVQLMKDFNVAENRIKSLLSVVQSFEPAGVGARNVKESLLLQIQSYSFEDDDLKEILDMIVTDYLEELARKDYETIAMELSIDEEDVERAAEFIENNLSPVPAESFLNNNGEVNVIPSFEIRKEGDSYVFINLEKEKGIKIRFNQKYLDLFQAPDTDEKTKEFIREKINNAKKLIDMISRRNEMMDKVGNILVERQKDYFDKGIHFLMPIYQKEIAEQVEVHSSTISRAIASKYIATPSGILPLKYLCPRQVSGVAVERVKYIIRDIVDQNQSFSDLKIAQKLEEFAIYIKRRTVAKYRSSIKLPSSFKRGDKK encoded by the coding sequence ATGCAATTAAATATGCAACAAGGACTGGAGCTTCGACAACAACTGAAGCAAATATTGACTCCATTGATGATCCAAAGCTTGAAGATACTTAATCTTCCATATCAGGAATTAACCGCAAAAGTTCAACAGGAAAGCGAAGAAAATATAGTCGTAGATATTGAGCAGCAAGATGCGTTGCTTTCTTATTTACGAGATAGCGGGTCCTCTATAACACGGCTTCGGTCTCCATCAGAAGAACATTTTAATTACCTGGATAAAGTAGCCTCAAATGGTGGCTCGCTCTATGATCATCTCATGGTTCAACTAGAACTTGAATATCTAGAGGAACCGGACTTTTCGATCGCCAATAAGATCATCGAGAATATTAATGACCGGGGATTTTTAGAGGGGTTCCCTGATCTTAAGGTTCAATTGATGAAGGATTTTAACGTTGCGGAAAATCGTATAAAAAGCTTGCTTTCTGTTGTCCAGTCTTTTGAGCCGGCGGGTGTCGGGGCCAGGAATGTCAAGGAATCCTTGCTTCTTCAGATCCAATCCTATTCTTTTGAAGACGACGACCTTAAAGAAATTTTAGATATGATAGTTACAGATTATCTTGAGGAACTGGCGAGGAAAGATTATGAGACTATTGCGATGGAGCTTAGTATCGACGAAGAAGATGTCGAACGGGCAGCTGAATTTATCGAGAATAATCTCAGCCCGGTTCCTGCCGAGAGTTTTCTGAATAATAATGGCGAGGTTAATGTAATTCCTTCTTTTGAGATCAGGAAGGAAGGGGACTCATACGTGTTCATTAACCTGGAGAAAGAAAAGGGGATAAAAATACGTTTCAACCAGAAGTATCTCGACCTTTTTCAGGCTCCTGATACCGATGAAAAAACCAAGGAATTTATTCGCGAGAAAATTAATAACGCCAAAAAGCTCATAGATATGATAAGCCGCCGAAATGAAATGATGGATAAAGTTGGAAATATCTTAGTTGAAAGGCAGAAAGATTATTTTGACAAAGGTATTCATTTTCTTATGCCTATCTATCAGAAAGAAATTGCAGAGCAAGTTGAAGTGCATTCTTCGACTATTAGCCGCGCCATAGCCTCTAAATATATCGCCACACCTTCAGGAATACTTCCTCTGAAATACCTTTGTCCTCGTCAGGTCAGTGGCGTTGCCGTAGAGAGAGTGAAGTACATTATCCGGGATATAGTGGATCAGAATCAATCTTTTTCCGATCTCAAAATCGCCCAAAAATTAGAAGAATTCGCTATTTACATAAAGCGTAGGACCGTTGCAAAATATAGAAGTAGTATAAAACTTCCGTCATCATTTAAACGAGGAGACAAAAAATGA